The Bactrocera dorsalis isolate Fly_Bdor unplaced genomic scaffold, ASM2337382v1 BdCtg069, whole genome shotgun sequence genome has a window encoding:
- the LOC105225511 gene encoding coiled-coil domain-containing protein 137, whose product MVRNRKIPARKHHGVRDPLKQLEEKEKKLRKVTNNPPERDNQQVSFKFAQFKKLVEDTKAGKKIKRIHKGKEDMPKDKLTHPKKIGHIQQLKEETDEDYLKRVNRITSQSLREAQYEAKYGVNVIRNAKTGEISITKKPKNEIDELLKEKRKNRDKSNVSRNKGKEKPGKPLDPEVAKKLIKQAIKEDKEEKSHQNHDLEEYKHDIVRFGEIVHAPPIITALPRRAEKFETVPRPGKKANLLLKTLLPNTKCDQGQLESKCKSVSSKVEKVSLSGKRKKLPVATRKMIEDEQSKFIEIYRNMKKKQVLAS is encoded by the exons ATGGTACGTAATAGAAAAATCCCTGCCCGCAAACACCATGGAGTTCGAGACCCACTTAAACaacttgaagaaaaagaaaaaaa actTAGGAAAGTTACGAACAATCCTCCTGAACGTGATAATCAGCAAGTTTCTTTCAAATTCGCACAATTTAAAAAGCTGGTTGAAGACACCAAAGCTGGAAAGAAAATTAAGCGAATACATAAAGGTAAAGAAGATATGCCTAAAGATAAATTAACACACCCCAAAAAAATTGGACATATTCAACAATTGAAAGAAGAGACGGATGAAGATTACTTAAAACGTGTAAATAGAATAACATCCCAATCCTTACGGGAAGCACAATACGAAGCTAAGTATGGTGTAAATGTTATTCGAAACGCAAAAACTGGAGAAATTTCCATAACCAAGAAGCCAAAGAACGAAATTGatgaattattaaaagaaaaaaggaaaaatagaGATAAAAGTAATGTGTCCAGaaataaaggaaaagaaaagCCAGGAAAGCCTTTGGATCCtgaagttgcaaaaaaattgattaaacaaGCCATTAAAGAAGATAAAGAAGAG AAATCCCATCAAAATCACGATTTGGAAGAATATAAACATGATATAGTACGCTTTGGAGAAATTGTACATGCACCACCAATAATCACAGCATTGCCTCGAAGAGCTGAAAAATTTGAGACAGTTCCAAGA CCAGGAAAAAAAGCTAATTTGCTACTTAAAACATTACTGCCTAATACCAAATGTGATCAAGGTCAATTAGAGAGTAAATGTAAATCAGTTTCAAGTAAAGTAGAGAAAGTAAGTCTTAGCGGTAAGAGGAAAAAACTTCCTGTGGCTACAAGAAAAATGATTGAAGACGAACAAAGCAAATTTATCGAAATTTATAGGAATATGAAGAAGAAACAAGTATTGGCATCTTGA
- the LOC105225510 gene encoding mitochondrial import inner membrane translocase subunit Tim8: protein MSDFDSLSSVSSDKELQDFLMVEKQKAQVNAQIHEFNDICWEKCIGKPGSKLDSSTETCLSNCVDRFIDTSLLVTQRFAQLLQKRSGAL from the exons aTGTCTGATTTTGATTCACTATCATCGGTTTCAAGCGATAAGGAACTGCAGGATTTTTTGATGGTTGAAAAACAAAAGGCTCAAGTGAATGCACAG ATACATGAATTCAATGATATCTGTTGGGAAAAGTGCATCGGCAAACCAGGATCAAAACTCGACAGTTCAACGGAAACATGTTTAAGCAACTGCGTTGATCGTTTCATTGATACATCACTGCTAGTCACGCAGCGCTTTGCACAACTATTACAAAAGCGTTCAGGTGCATTATAA